The genomic segment ACACCGCGCCGGACGTGCGCCATACCGACGTCTGGCGCTCCATCTCCGGCCGCAGTAGGTCAGCCCACACATCCGCAAACTGGCGGTCCGCGGCAGGGCGCGTATCCCCCGCATCGAAATAGGTCTGTCCacgcgcccgcgccgcatcgtactcggcccgccgcgccgcatctGACAGGATGTAGTACGCATCCGCCACGCTCTGGAATCGCTCCGTCCACGCACGCTTCTCCTCCGGTGTCGCATCGGGGTATCGATCGGGATGGCATTGCAATGACGCGCGCTGATACGCCTTCTTGATCTCGGCCCCCGACGCTCGGGCCTCTAGGCCCAGCACCGCATAATAATCGGGCAacgtcatggacgtggaGGCACAGCTGCTGGCC from the Malassezia restricta chromosome II, complete sequence genome contains:
- a CDS encoding DnaJ chaperone Caj1, whose amino-acid sequence is MTLPDYYAVLGLEARASGAEIKKAYQRASLQCHPDRYPDATPEEKRAWTERFQSVADAYYILSDAARRAEYDAARARGQTYFDAGDTRPAADRQFADVWADLLRPEMERQTSVWRTSGAVSGAVLGYIVANLPGAIGGAVLGHGLGAIRDAKGQPVSQVFLSLPLEARASVLRAVAAKVLASM